In the Spirochaetales bacterium genome, one interval contains:
- a CDS encoding chemotaxis protein CheW: protein MNETEQRIQLVTFQLGSEKYGIDIMDVKEIVGMIDIRPIPNAPPYVAGILNLRSIIYPIIDLHKRFHIKKAELSDDDKLLSGYIIIDVAGTQLGIIIDRVSRVVSIEQKQIQLPPKIISGIGAEYILGVVNESGDYLIILNIKKLFDPKELQQLTKIKQ from the coding sequence ATGAATGAAACCGAACAAAGAATACAGCTGGTGACATTCCAGCTCGGTAGTGAAAAATATGGTATTGATATAATGGATGTGAAAGAAATTGTCGGGATGATCGATATCAGGCCGATACCGAATGCACCGCCCTATGTCGCAGGTATTCTCAATCTGCGAAGCATCATCTATCCGATCATCGATCTGCACAAACGATTTCACATTAAAAAAGCGGAACTTTCGGATGACGATAAACTTTTGAGCGGCTATATTATTATCGATGTAGCCGGAACCCAGCTCGGCATTATCATCGACAGGGTATCACGCGTTGTATCAATCGAGCAGAAACAGATTCAACTACCGCCGAAAATAATTTCAGGAATAGGTGCGGAGTATATCCTGGGGGTTGTGAATGAAAGCGGTGATTATCTCATTATATTGAATATAAAAAAGCTTTTTGATCCAAAAGAGTTGCAGCAACTCACTAAAATTAAACAATAG